TTAGATCGGTCGTTACAAATCAGGGGAGCATGGAAGGCGAAATTGATGAAGAATGTAATGGGCAGTTCACTTGTGAAGAAGATAAGCATGTGACTGATATTGCTAGTGAGGTGAAGGAGGTTAATGAAGAAACTATCATTGTCAAGGAATGTCAAAGCTCGGTTGATCAGGTGAAGGAAGAAGTTGACAACAGTCTTGATAGTCCTAAGCTGGAGATAGTAGAAGAGGTTGCCCTCATGGAGGAGAAACCAGAAGAGGTTTTACAAATTGGAGAGAAAGTTGTATCAAATGAAACGAATGAAACGCCAATGAAGAAGATGGAAATAGAGAAACCCTCAAAACTAACCAAGAAGGATGTTAATGTGGTGATCAACCTTACAAGAAACTCTCCTAAGGTAAGCTTTCTTGTGGTTCTTGAGATATGTTGAAACAGAGAGCTTAGTTCATGTGTCTTCATTACTCTACAGCCTAATCAGGTGAGGACAAAACAGACAACTAACAAGATTGCAACAAGTAAGAAAACTCCACCGAGCAAGGAGTTCAAAAACATGATGAAACTAACAAAGAAACCACCAGCAACTATCTCAAATGCCTCAACTCCAAGAGTGTACAAGCCAGCTTCAAACACCACTCCATTGTCTACGGTGAAGAAAGAAAACGTCTCTTCTTCTTTACTAAGAAACAAACAAACCGCTTCAAAGTCGTTGCATATGTCTATGAGTCTTGGTCCATCTACATCTGATCCCAGTTCTCTTACAAGCACTAGAAAGTCATTGATTATGGAGCGAATGGGAGATAAAGACATTGTGAAACGTGCCTTTAAAACATTCCAAAAGAGTTATGTCTTCACAAGTTCTGTCGACGAGCAAAAGCAGGTATATTGGTAatattcatttatgttttttgttttcaccGATTGTGAATGATTATCCACTGATCAGCTACTTCAACATCAGAGTCCTGCAAAGGCAACTAGTATTCCATCATGTCAGAAGGAAAATGGCAGGTATATATATAACTCATGTGACCTGGTTTACGGAAACTCATCGCCTCATGTTAAGTCTTAAAGTTCGATTCTTTTCCTAAACAATAGGCCTACAAAATCAAGTTGCCTGGAGAAGAGAAGTGGTTCTAGTGCTATTCGTTCTTCATCTTATGGACTCAAAAGCAACAACACTGCTGAGAACAAACAAAAGGAGgtaacatctctctctctctctctctctctctctctctctctcacatgACCAAACCAAACATGTAGATGTAGTTAATGTGTGTAAACTCTTGCTAATGCATTTTCACGTTGTTCAGCTTTTCAAATCTGATGCAAGACCTGTAGAGAAGACACGCTTGCTGAAGAACTCGAAGGTTTACAAAAgttcttttttactttttttacttAGGAaggtagatatatatatatatatatatatatatatatatattctggtCTCATTACTTTCTATGTTTTAGCAGGCTGGAGTGATTGATGCCAAAACACGGAGGGACTCTCTTAAACCGAAAGCAAAACCCATGCAGGTTTCTCTTCCTGTACGTTCTTTACCAAAAGGCTCTTCAAAAAAAGTGTTATGATTAGTTTCATCCGTCCCGTTTTGGTGTGATCTTTGTTATCAATGTTGTTAGTTGTTACATTAGTCTTGAGGTGAAGAGCCAATGGTCTTTTTGTTATATAGAGAAGTTTGTAGTTGCCTGTATGTAATAATACTAGTTGCCATTACAAAATGTATTTTCTAGAAAACTCGAACCACCGCGCTATAGTTGCATTCATGAACATCAAGAGTGACGCTGATGAGAGATAGGAAAgattgaacaaaagaaaaactaagtAAATATTTATCTTTGCCGTGCTACAACTTGCACACTTTCTCATGTTAATCTCCGGATTTCGACACAGCTAATACACAAATACAGGAGAACTATATCTTGTAATATAcgatctatatatatgtattgctTGTGTTTGTGTACAACAGATGGAAATTGTTTGATCAAACAGAAggtttacaagatttataatgAAGAACTACGAGGGATTTGATAGAATGAATATCTTATCTCCTAAAGACCACCGCCGCTTAATCTTTTCGTTTTTCCGGCGGTTGGCGCTCCTCGCCACCGCCGGGAGTGTCGCTCTCTCCCTCCCTTTTGATCTACAATCTCGGT
The sequence above is drawn from the Brassica napus cultivar Da-Ae chromosome A8, Da-Ae, whole genome shotgun sequence genome and encodes:
- the LOC111199825 gene encoding protein WVD2-like 7 isoform X4, which gives rise to MGEMQVGVATIDDKGLYGLMEDKPVASLNPSLQVSVSFGRFENDILSWEKFSAFSPNKYLEEVGKFATPGSVAQKKAYFEAHYKKIAEKKAEIIDHEKQMDKNASFRSVVTNQGSMEGEIDEECNGQFTCEEDKHVTDIASEVKEVNEETIIVKECQSSVDQVKEEVDNSLDSPKLEIVEEVALMEEKPEEVLQIGEKVVSNETNETPMKKMEIEKPSKLTKKDVNVVINLTRNSPKPNQVRTKQTTNKIATSKKTPPSKEFKNMMKLTKKPPATISNASTPRVYKPASNTTPLSTVKKENVSSSLLRNKQTASKSLHMSMSLGPSTSDPSSLTSTRKSLIMERMGDKDIVKRAFKTFQKSYVFTSSVDEQKQLLQHQSPAKATSIPSCQKENGRPTKSSCLEKRSGSSAIRSSSYGLKSNNTAENKQKELFKSDARPVEKTRLLKNSKAGVIDAKTRRDSLKPKAKPMQVSLPVRSLPKGSSKKVL
- the LOC111199825 gene encoding protein WVD2-like 7 isoform X6 yields the protein MGEMQVGVATIDDKGLYGLMEDKPVASLNPSLQVSVSFGRFENDILSWEKFSAFSPNKYLEEVGKFATPGSVAQKKAYFEAHYKKIAEKKAEIIDHEKQMDKNASFRSVVTNQGSMEGEIDEECNGQFTCEEDKHVTDIASEVKEVNEETIIVKECQSSVDQVKEEVDNSLDSPKLEIVEEVALMEEKPEEVLQIGEKVVSNETNETPMKKMEIEKPSKLTKKDVNVVINLTRNSPKPNQVRTKQTTNKIATSKKTPPSKEFKNMMKLTKKPPATISNASTPRVYKPASNTTPLSTVKKENVSSSLLRNKQTASKSLHMSMSLGPSTSDPSSLTSTRKSLIMERMGDKDIVKRAFKTFQKSYVFTSSVDEQKQSPAKATSIPSCQKENGRPTKSSCLEKRSGSSAIRSSSYGLKSNNTAENKQKELFKSDARPVEKTRLLKNSKAGVIDAKTRRDSLKPKAKPMQVSLPVRSLPKGSSKKVL
- the LOC111199825 gene encoding protein WVD2-like 7 isoform X3 — its product is MGEMQVGVATIDDKGLYGLMEDKPVASLNPSLQVSVSFGRFENDILSWEKFSAFSPNKYLEEVGKFATPGSVAQKKAYFEAHYKKIAEKKAEIIDHEKQMDKNASFRSVVTNQGSMEGEIDEECNGQFTCEEDKHVTDIASEVKEVNEETIIVKECQSSVDQVKEEVDNSLDSPKLEIVEEVALMEEKPEEVLQIGEKVVSNETNETPMKKMEIEKPSKLTKKDVNVVINLTRNSPKPNQVRTKQTTNKIATSKKTPPSKEFKNMMKLTKKPPATISNASTPRVYKPASNTTPLSTVKKENVSSSLLRNKQTASKSLHMSMSLGPSTSDPSSLTSTRKSLIMERMGDKDIVKRAFKTFQKSYVFTSSVDEQKQLLQHQSPAKATSIPSCQKENGRPTKSSCLEKRSGSSAIRSSSYGLKSNNTAENKQKELFKSDARPVEKTRLLKNSKQAGVIDAKTRRDSLKPKAKPMQVSLPVRSLPKGSSKKVL
- the LOC111199825 gene encoding protein WVD2-like 7 isoform X1, whose translation is MGEMQVGVATIDDKGLYGLMEDKPVASLNPSLQVSVSFGRFENDILSWEKFSAFSPNKYLEEVGKFATPGSVAQKKAYFEAHYKKIAEKKAEIIDHEKQMDKNASFRSVVTNQGSMEGEIDEECNGQFTCEEDKHVTDIASEVKEVNEETIIVKECQSSVDQVKEEVDNSLDSPKLEIVEEVALMEEKPEEVLQIGEKVVSNETNETPMKKMEIEKPSKLTKKDVNVVINLTRNSPKPNQVRTKQTTNKIATSKKTPPSKEFKNMMKLTKKPPATISNASTPRVYKPASNTTPLSTVKKENVSSSLLRNKQTASKSLHMSMSLGPSTSDPSSLTSTRKSLIMERMGDKDIVKRAFKTFQKSYVFTSSVDEQKQLLQHQSPAKATSIPSCQKENGRPTKSSCLEKRSGSSAIRSSSYGLKSNNTAENKQKELFKSDARPVEKTRLLKNSKVYKSSFLLFLLRKQAGVIDAKTRRDSLKPKAKPMQVSLPVRSLPKGSSKKVL
- the LOC111199825 gene encoding protein WVD2-like 7 isoform X2, producing the protein MGEMQVGVATIDDKGLYGLMEDKPVASLNPSLQVSVSFGRFENDILSWEKFSAFSPNKYLEEVGKFATPGSVAQKKAYFEAHYKKIAEKKAEIIDHEKQMDKNASFRSVVTNQGSMEGEIDEECNGQFTCEEDKHVTDIASEVKEVNEETIIVKECQSSVDQVKEEVDNSLDSPKLEIVEEVALMEEKPEEVLQIGEKVVSNETNETPMKKMEIEKPSKLTKKDVNVVINLTRNSPKPNQVRTKQTTNKIATSKKTPPSKEFKNMMKLTKKPPATISNASTPRVYKPASNTTPLSTVKKENVSSSLLRNKQTASKSLHMSMSLGPSTSDPSSLTSTRKSLIMERMGDKDIVKRAFKTFQKSYVFTSSVDEQKQSPAKATSIPSCQKENGRPTKSSCLEKRSGSSAIRSSSYGLKSNNTAENKQKELFKSDARPVEKTRLLKNSKVYKSSFLLFLLRKQAGVIDAKTRRDSLKPKAKPMQVSLPVRSLPKGSSKKVL
- the LOC111199825 gene encoding protein WVD2-like 7 isoform X5 produces the protein MGEMQVGVATIDDKGLYGLMEDKPVASLNPSLQVSVSFGRFENDILSWEKFSAFSPNKYLEEVGKFATPGSVAQKKAYFEAHYKKIAEKKAEIIDHEKQMDKNASFRSVVTNQGSMEGEIDEECNGQFTCEEDKHVTDIASEVKEVNEETIIVKECQSSVDQVKEEVDNSLDSPKLEIVEEVALMEEKPEEVLQIGEKVVSNETNETPMKKMEIEKPSKLTKKDVNVVINLTRNSPKPNQVRTKQTTNKIATSKKTPPSKEFKNMMKLTKKPPATISNASTPRVYKPASNTTPLSTVKKENVSSSLLRNKQTASKSLHMSMSLGPSTSDPSSLTSTRKSLIMERMGDKDIVKRAFKTFQKSYVFTSSVDEQKQSPAKATSIPSCQKENGRPTKSSCLEKRSGSSAIRSSSYGLKSNNTAENKQKELFKSDARPVEKTRLLKNSKQAGVIDAKTRRDSLKPKAKPMQVSLPVRSLPKGSSKKVL